In the genome of Raphanus sativus cultivar WK10039 chromosome 4, ASM80110v3, whole genome shotgun sequence, one region contains:
- the LOC108851930 gene encoding uncharacterized protein LOC108851930 has translation MSADWGPVIVAVALFILLSPGLLFQLPARTRVMEFGNMSTSGISILVHAIIYFCILTILVIAIQIHIHF, from the coding sequence ATGAGTGCAGACTGGGGACCAGTGATTGTAGCAGTGGCTCTGTTCATCCTACTCTCACCAGGATTGCTCTTTCAGCTACCGGCGAGGACAAGAGTGATGGAGTTCGGTAACATGAGCACAAGCGGCATTTCTATTTTGGTCCATGCCATTATTTACTTCTGTATACTCACTATCTTGGTCATAGCCATACAAATTCACATCCATTTCTGA